One genomic window of Notamacropus eugenii isolate mMacEug1 chromosome 6, mMacEug1.pri_v2, whole genome shotgun sequence includes the following:
- the LOC140512851 gene encoding olfactory receptor 5P80-like, whose amino-acid sequence MSGNNCTVVTEFIILGLTDDQNLRVILFVIFLGVYAVTLVGNLSIIILIRMSYQLHTPMYIFLSNLAFVDIEFSSSVTPLILTNFLVDKTSISLGGCVAQMCSAATFGTAECFLLAVMAYDRYVAICNPLLYSTNMSTGVCSLLLITSYLGGCVNALFFMGCILNRSFCGPNKINHFFCDYSPLLKLSSYKDDLAEILPAASAGSVIVITVLIVITSYVYILFSVLKISSTEGRSKAFSTCTSHLTAVTLFYGTLAFIYMMPKSSYSTDENKVVSVFYTVMIPMLNPLIYSLRNNEVKGAMRKLINRKHFFP is encoded by the coding sequence ATGTCTGGGAATAACTGCACTGTGGTGACTGAATTTATTATTTTGGGATTAACAGATGATCAAAACCTTCGTGTCATCCTCTTTGTGATATTCCTAGGTGTCTATGCAGTCACCTTAGTTGGTAACCTTAGCATAATCATACTGATCAGAATGAGCTATCAACTTCACACTCCAATGTACATTTTCCTCAGCAACTTGGCTTTTGTGGATAttgaattttcctcatctgtcacacCTCTCATTCTCACCAACTTCCTGGTAGATAAAACCTCAATCTCTCTGGGAGGCTGTGTGGCCCAAATGTGTTCTGCAGCCACTTTTGGGACAGCTGAGTGCTTCTTACTCGCTGTGATGGCTTATGATCGGTATGTGGCCATCTGTAACCCTTTGCTGTATTCCACCAATATGTCTACTGGAGTCTGCTCTCTGTTACTCATCACATCTTACCTAGGTGGCTGTGTGAATGCTTTGTTCTTCATGGGTTGTATATTGAATCGGTCCTTCTGTGGACCTAATAAAATCAATCACTTTTTCTGTGATTATTCACCACTTCTGAAACTTTCCAGCTACAAAGATGATCTTGCTGAAATCCTTCCTGCTGCCTCTGCTGGATCAGTAATTGTGATCACAGTGTTAATTGTAATAACCTCTTATGTATacattctcttctctgtcttgAAGATAAGCTCCACTGAGGGAAGATCCAAAGCTTTCTCAACTTGCACTTCACACCTCACAGCAGTAACTCTGTTCTATGGTACACTTGCATTCATTTATATGATGCCTAAATCTAGCTACTCAACAGATGAGAATAAAGTGGTGTCTGTTTTCTACACTGTAATGATCCCCATGTTGAACCCCCTGATCTATAGTCTAAGGAATAATGAAGTAAAAGGGgccatgaggaaactgataaatAGGAAACACTTTTTTCCATGA